The following proteins come from a genomic window of Bombyx mori chromosome 18, ASM3026992v2:
- the LOC119629901 gene encoding uncharacterized protein LOC119629901 yields the protein MVFWIHPRDSKDIEARTPTKREVTSAVMSTFDPMGLASPVLIEGKALIQSIWRSGIDWDDVILEKDEVAWKRYMENLRMLQGLRIARCFSYCNTEGELHTFTDASEKAYACAVYWRQRTDESTYRVTLLAGKARVTPLRPVSIPRLELQAALLGTRMAQAIANELDIAVGRRTYWTDSSTVLTWIKTDPRTFKPFVAHRLAEIEESTKPQEWRWVPGSQNPADDATREAPADFDHTHRWFNGPEFLTWDESRWPKPRTFKQEPSGEEKEAFLVATARTADARPTPDPHRFSSWVKLLRATARVLQFIELCRPRKESACVSRQLEQQDPTWRTTRAKQPRSTWKIRTPEAPTEAWLPLDPPHLKKAEKILLRSSQGESFGEKDPERHPKLRRLDVVMEDGLLRLRGRIDAAQYIDAGCKRPIVLDGKHVIARLLIKHYHEAFQHGNHATVMNEVRQRYWILGLRSIIRATAVRCQWCKVYRSTPRLPPTGNLPIERLRHGEPPFTCAAVDYFGPMTVTVGRRHEKRWGVLFTCLTTRAVHMELAASLTADSMLLALRRMAARRGTPKVIYSDNGTNFVGANKELKQAIENARETDVVSRAAQMNIKWKFIPPGAPNMGGAWERLVRSVKTALAVTLKERHPREEVLHTLLLEAEHVINSRPLVAREESWELEALTPNHFLIGRSCGAPSIGDYRDEDLTGKRTWRVAQRMADHFWSRWVKEYLPTLLPRKIDGRAAGEDLQCGDTVLIVDSTLPRNTWPRGQVVHTYPGPDNRVRTVDVRTSGGLLKRPASKMILLVPATSDEPTPIESPRQGVGATHEGEDPTSDLCPDLGPFRSLGSSATNNASLRGIAARQSPRAMPLMFQDNLLGLKFVFICACALFLMKLAAGAVSLHLANAFNTLP from the exons ATGGTTTTCTGGATCCATCCACGAGACTCAAAGGATATAGAAGCACGAACCCCGACCAAACGAGAAGTGACTAGCGCGGTAATGTCAACCTTCGACCCTATGGGGCTGGCATCACCCGTGCTAATAGAAGGGAAAGCGCTCATTCAGAGCATTTGGCGGAGCGGGATCGACTGGGACGACGTCATCCTGGAAAAGGACGAGGTGGCGTGGAAACGCTATATGGAGAACCTTCGCATGTTGCAAGGCCTCCGAATAGCAAGGTGCTTCTCGTACTGTAACACTGAGGGGGAGCTGCACACGTTCACCGACGCCAGCGAGAAGGCCTACGCGTGTGCAGTCTATTGGCGTCAGAGGACAGACGAGAGCACCTACCGCGTCACGCTTCTAGCAGGGAAAGCCAGGGTGACCCCACTGAGACCAGTCTCTATCCCAAGGCTGGAGCTGCAAGCTGCACTGCTGGGGACAAGGATGGCGCAGGCGATAGCGAACGAATTGGACATCGCGGTCGGCAGAAGGACGTACTGGACTGACTCCAGTACAGTTCTGACATGGATAAAGACCGACCCACGCACGTTCAAACCTTTCGTTGCGCACCGACTCGCCGAGATAGAAGAGTCAACGAAGCCCCAAGAATGGCGATGGGTGCCTGGCTCGCAAAACCCAGCAGACGACGCAACTAGGGAGGCGCCGGCGGATTTCGACCACACGCATCGGTGGTTTAATGGACCCGAGTTCCTGACGTGGGATGAATCGCGCTGGCCCAAGCCGCGAACATTCAAGCAAGAACCGTCTGGAGAAGAGAAAGAGGCCTTCCTGGTCGCCACTGCGAGGACCGCTGACGCTAGACCCACGCCCGATCCGCACAGATTCTCGAGCTGGGTCAAGTTATTGAGAGCAACAGCCAGGGTCCTCCAATTTATCGAGCTGTGTCGACCCCGGAAGGAGAGCGCCTGCGTGTCCAGACAATTGGAGCAGCAAGATCCCACGTGGAGGACGACGCGAGCGAAGCAGCCCCGATCAACATGGAAGATAAGGACTCCAGAAGCACCTACAGAAGCGTGGCTGCCGCTCGATCCGCCCCACTTGAAGAAGGCGGAGAAGATCCTACTGAGAAGCAGCCAAGGAGAGAGCTTCGGTGAAAAAGATCCCGAACGTCACCCCAAGTTGCGACGGCTCGACGTCGTGATGGAAGATGGCCTGTTGCGCCTGCGCGGACGTATCGACGCAGCGCAATACATAGATGCAGGCTGCAAGCGACCGATCGTGCTGGACGGGAAGCACGTGATAGCGAGATTATTGATCAAACACTATCACGAGGCGTTCCAGCACGGTAACCACGCAACGGTGATGAACGAGGTGCGGCAGCGCTACTGGATCCTAGGTCTAAGATCGATCATTCGAGCGACGGCCGTCCGATGCCAGTGGTGCAAGGTCTATCGGAGTACACCACGCCTACCGCCCACCGGAAACCTGCCGATAGAGCGGCTACGACATGGAGAGCCGCCGTTCACCTGTGCTGCcgtcgattacttcgggccgaTGACGGTGACTGTAGGACGACGTCACGAGAAGAGGTGGGGCGTGCTGTTCACATGCCTCACCACGAGAGCAGTTCACATGGAGCTAGCAGCGTCACTGACGGCAGACTCAATGCTGTTAGCGCTGCGCAGGATGGCCGCCCGGCGAGGAACGCCCAAAGTCATTTACAGCGACAATGGGACTAACTTCGTCGGCGCTAACAAGGAGCTCAAGCAGGCGATCGAGAACGCGAGGGAAACAGACGTCGTGTCACGGGCCGCTCAGATGAACATAAAATGGAAGTTCATCCCGCCAGGAGCGCCGAATATGGGAGGCGCGTGGGAACGCTTGGTGCGGTCCGTGAAGACCGCGCTGGCGGTCACACTGAAGGAAAGACACCCGAGGGAAGAAGTTCTGCACACTCTTCTGTTGGAGGCAGAGCACGTCATCAACTCGCGACCGCTCGTCGCTAGGGAAGAGAGTTGGGAGTTAGAAGCACTCACGCCGAACCACTTTCTCATAGGGAGGTCCTGCGGAGCTCCGAGCATCGGCGACTACAGAGACGAAGACCTGACCGGCAAAAGGACATGGAGAGTGGCGCAGCGTATGGCAGACCACTTCTGGAGTAGGTGGGTCAAGGAATACCTGCCCACGCTGCTGCCCAGGAAGATCGACGGGAGAGCAGCTGGCGAGGACTTGCAGTGTGGGGATACCGTCCTCATAGTGGACTCCACGCTGCCACGCAACACATGGCCGCGCGGGCAAGTTGTCCACACCTACCCAGGTCCCGACAACCGTGTACGAACCGTCGACGTCAGAACGAGCGGCGGTTTGCTTAAGAGACCTGCCTCCAAGATGATCCTACTGGTGCCTGCAACGAGCGACGAGCCCACGCCCATAGAGTCGCCACGACAAGGAGTCGGTGCTACGCACGAGGGGGAGgat CCGACGTCCGACCTCTGCCCGGATTTAGGACCCTTTAGGTCCTTAGGGTCGTCGGCGACCAACAACGCCAGTCTACGCGGTATAGCGGCCCGTCAATCCCCGCGGGCGATGCCGCTGATGTTCCAGGATAACCTGCTGG GATTGAAGTTTGTGTTTATATGTGCGTGTGCGCTCTTCCTGATGAAGCTTGCGGCCGGGGCGGTGTCCCTGCACTTGgccaacgcgttcaacaccctACCCTGA
- the LOC119629902 gene encoding uncharacterized protein LOC119629902 — MWAASVCFLFVSLFPLCPGQLVKTAENYGPFTVKWNDYSACRGPKAVNLSEYVTHLIVDNATNIYKGILNFTFSNSAKMDEVKMVVYSLKGERRSLLWSYRVDKPCQHYAIADILEKQFGVHNCLFLKGHHDWTINFTECVHKYLGDSFFYGEFVFKLYVLSKKGNIACLVFTPMFSKKS, encoded by the exons ATGTGGGCTGCCAGTGTTTGTTTCTTGTTTGTGTCGCTGTTCCCACTTTGCCCGGGCCAGCTGGTCAAAACCGCGGAGAATTAT GGTCCGTTCACGGTGAAATGGAATGACTACAGCGCGTGTCGCGGCCCCAAGGCCGTGAACCTTTCAGAGTACGTCACCCATCTGATCGTGGACAACGCCACCAACATCTACAAGGGGATCCTTAACTTCACATTCAGCAATTCAGCAAAAATGGATGAA GTGAAGATGGTGGTGTACAGTCTGAAGGGTGAGCGCAGGAGCTTGCTGTGGAGTTACCGGGTGGACAAGCCCTGCCAGCACTACGCCATCGCGGACATCCTCGAGAAGCAGTTCGGGGTGCATAACTGTCTGTTTCTGAAG GGCCACCACGACTGGACCATCAACTTCACGGAGTGCGTGCACAAGTACCTCGGCGATTCGTTCTTCTACGGCGAGTTTGTCTTCAAGCTGTACGTTTTGTCAAAAAAAGGAAATATCGCTTGTCTCGTCTTCACGCCAATGTTTTCTAAGAAATCTTGA